From a region of the Dictyostelium discoideum AX4 chromosome 2 chromosome, whole genome shotgun sequence genome:
- a CDS encoding hypothetical protein (Similar to Dictyostelium discoideum (Slime mold). phosphatidylinositol 3-kinase 2 (EC 2.7.1.137) (PI3-kinase) (PtdIns-3-kinase) (PI3K)): MEPFFFFIVNAHTSTLSRHIYKNNFNSMDSDNTKRTKVIWPSDIGNELFEYYEKYRASGNYANQREVVEALAEIERFKSYTQDQIFSKVKNMSSRSSKQNYSNTPTKEGEISKKVTIETENGILTPDKKNEIESKKRRQDSPILTTQPQILKKRQFKNIDDDSDHVITRNEYYFQDDDSEDYNEDFNDLEFITTSTTTSSSKNNEINNNNNNNINNINNNSSNNNNPNNINNNSNNNNLNNNNNNNNNSHNKIDHQELMISKEKNKFLSEQLLILKEKNKYLNDQLFIEKESNKNRDIIISKLKIENQSHVKKNQLLDELGYHDSVRVFSSNSIISKRDDQGNLVYFFPILSQNGTQSLKIVSPNTITGSIPTPIISQPTSTSTSTSTTTSTSIPANNSISNSNSNSNTNSNTNSNTNTNENINTNTVTTTTTPTSSAPLVPSNTNSTSNSSSSSPSPPSTSITQINTNTTTTAAAAPTTTTTPIITSGGSTPVCNDFFKIIVDEIENDKIRTQVFLLKRINDYSPPIVCKYGKKMAVQMKHIPPPPIQIPTFSESSLKDL; encoded by the exons ATGgagcctttttttttttttatagtcaacg CACACACTTCCACATTATCTAgacatatatataaaaataatttcaattcaatGGATTCCGATAACACAAAAAGAACAAAGGTAATATGGCCATCTGATATTGggaatgaattatttgaatactATGAAAAATATAGGGCATCAGGAAATTATGCCAATCAAAGAGAAGTTGTAGAAGCATTAGCTGAAATTGAAAGATTTAAATCATACACTCAAGatcaaattttttcaaaagttaaaaatatgTCCTCAAGAAGTAGTAaacaaaattattcaaatactCCAACAaaa gaaggtgaaatttcaaagaaaGTAACAATAGAAACTGAAAATGGTATTTTAACACccgataaaaaaaatgaaattgaaagtaAAAAAAGGAGACAAGATTCACCAATCTTAACCACACAAccacaaattttaaaaaaaagacaatttaaaaatattgacgATGATTCTGATCATGTAATCACAAgaaatgaatattattttcaagatGATGATTCTGAAGATTATAATGaagattttaatgatttagaaTTTATAACTACTTCAACCACTACATCTTCTTCAAagaataatgaaattaataataataataataataatatcaataatatcaataataatagttcaaataataataatccaaataatatcaataataattcaaataacaataatttaaataataataataataataataataattcacacAACAAAATAGATCATCAAGaattaatgatttcaaaagaaaagaataaatttttatcggaacaattattgattttaaaagaaaaaaataaatatttaaatgatcaaTTATTCATAGAGAAAGagagtaataaaaatagagatattataatatcaaaacttaaaatagaaaatcaaTCACATgtaaaaaagaatcaattacTCGATGAATTGGGTTATCATGATTCTGTAAGAGTATtctcatcaaattcaatcatttcTAAAAGGGATGACCAAGGTAACTTGGTATACTTCTTTCCAATTCTTTCTCAAAATGGTACacaatctttaaaaatagtttcaCCAAATACAATAACAGGTTCAATACCTACACCTATAATTTCTCAACCAACTTCAACCtcaacttcaacttcaactACAACTTCAACTTCAATTCCAGCAAATAACTcgatttcaaattcaaattcaaattcaaatacaaattcaaatacaaattcaaatacaaatacaaatgaaaatataaatacaaatacagtgacaacaacaacaacaccaacttcTTCAGCTCCATTGGTACCAtcaaatacaaattcaacatcaaattcatcatcttcttcaccatcaccaccatcaactTCAATTACCCAAATCAATactaatacaacaacaacagcagcagcagcaccaacaacaacaacaacaccaattaTAACATCTGGTGGCTCAACCCCAGTATGTAAtgacttttttaaaattatagtGGACGagattgaaaatgataaaattcgAACTCAAGTATTTTTACTTAAAAGAATCAATGATTACTCTCCACCTATAGTTTGTAAGTATGGTAAGAAAATGGCAGTACAAATGAAACATATACCACCTCCACCTATTCAAATT